In the genome of Pelodiscus sinensis isolate JC-2024 chromosome 3, ASM4963464v1, whole genome shotgun sequence, one region contains:
- the LOC102455312 gene encoding beta-defensin 5: protein MKMLHLLFAVFLLVLQSAPGRTHCPPVNVKQCVHSGGMCYGVCSPPFTDFGSCGMGISCCKWLIQEVSDQTGKKVPPQSPCKSDPEKFCYQEKKC, encoded by the exons ATGAAGATGCTCCACCTTCTCTTTGCTGTCTTCTTGCTGGTTCTGCAAAGCGCTCCAG GGCGCACCCACTGTCCTCCTGTGAATGTCAAGCAATGTGTACATTCTGGGGGCATGTGCTACGGAGTATGTTCTCCTccatttacagattttggaagcTGCGGTATGGGGATCTCTTGCTGTAAATGGTTG ATTCAAGAGGTTTCTgatcaaacaggaaaaaaagtccCACCTCAGTCACCTTGCAAATCTGATCCAGAGAAG TTTTGCTACCAAGAAAAGAAGTGTTGA